The proteins below come from a single Faecalibaculum rodentium genomic window:
- a CDS encoding sensor histidine kinase gives MTDERNQLLLALLEEKRQSSQRREHSENLAHQLHNTAGAGLLLLDAGNTDPERMEQILEKLAKQTEQYLDASVLSSESSGFRYEPVDFYTVACRALAGFPESGTRLEGEKKPMPMYGDAFWLEEMIRSLLENALGFTRGQVRMSIRYSNSRKEYELELSHPGSVNFRHPVRYQSARTGHYGIGLSLADAVAEQHHGTLRIAETDGEVRILVRLPVVPLEI, from the coding sequence ATGACAGATGAACGGAATCAGCTGCTTCTTGCTCTGCTGGAGGAGAAACGGCAGTCCAGTCAGCGCAGAGAACATAGCGAAAACCTGGCCCACCAGCTTCACAACACCGCGGGAGCAGGACTGCTGCTGCTTGATGCCGGAAATACGGATCCGGAGCGGATGGAACAGATACTTGAGAAACTAGCAAAACAGACGGAACAATATCTGGATGCCTCTGTACTGTCTTCAGAATCGTCGGGATTCCGATATGAACCTGTTGACTTCTATACTGTCGCCTGCCGTGCTCTGGCCGGATTTCCAGAATCAGGTACCAGACTGGAGGGAGAAAAAAAGCCTATGCCTATGTATGGTGATGCCTTCTGGCTGGAAGAGATGATACGGTCCCTTCTGGAGAATGCACTCGGTTTCACCCGCGGCCAGGTGCGGATGTCGATCAGATACAGCAACTCCCGAAAAGAATATGAACTGGAACTCTCTCATCCGGGATCCGTGAACTTTCGTCATCCAGTCCGGTATCAGTCGGCACGTACCGGGCATTATGGGATCGGCTTGTCTCTGGCAGATGCTGTCGCAGAACAGCACCATGGAACACTCAGGATTGCTGAAACAGATGGTGAAGTAAGAATACTGGTACGTCTGCCTGTGGTTCCTCTGGAGATCTGA
- a CDS encoding ABC transporter ATP-binding protein, whose translation MEEIVRVMNALKIWNSGRAETKAVDHVSFSVQVRSFTVIIGKSGCGKSTLLSLIAGLEVPDEGIIFIAGQEMGKSETQRAMIRRTSVGMVHQFFDLIPELTVRENLRVPFDLNNALLDEVYVDSLIRQLELEGLEDRFPHQISGGQQQRVAIARALSVKPAVVLADEPTGNLDRKSSQQVMELFRRLQRNMGLTVIMVTHDLDLAKQADRILYMEDGKLSEYGVQKQA comes from the coding sequence ATGGAGGAAATCGTTCGAGTGATGAATGCTCTGAAGATCTGGAACAGCGGGCGCGCTGAGACCAAAGCGGTGGATCACGTCAGTTTCTCTGTGCAGGTCAGATCGTTTACCGTCATTATTGGGAAAAGCGGTTGCGGTAAATCTACGTTGCTGTCACTGATTGCAGGACTGGAAGTGCCGGATGAAGGGATAATCTTCATTGCCGGACAGGAAATGGGAAAAAGTGAAACACAGAGAGCAATGATTCGGCGGACATCTGTGGGAATGGTCCATCAGTTTTTTGATTTGATCCCTGAGCTGACAGTCAGGGAGAATCTGAGAGTTCCGTTTGATCTGAACAATGCGTTACTGGATGAGGTTTATGTGGATTCACTGATCCGCCAGCTGGAACTGGAAGGACTGGAAGACCGCTTCCCGCATCAGATATCCGGCGGTCAGCAGCAGAGGGTGGCCATAGCGAGAGCCCTGTCTGTGAAACCGGCAGTGGTACTGGCTGATGAACCTACAGGGAATCTGGACCGGAAGAGTTCACAGCAAGTCATGGAACTGTTTCGCCGTTTACAGAGAAACATGGGATTGACGGTCATCATGGTGACGCATGACCTGGATCTGGCAAAACAGGCAGACCGCATTCTTTACATGGAAGATGGGAAACTCAGTGAGTATGGTGTACAGAAACAGGCATAG